Proteins co-encoded in one Pseudodesulfovibrio sp. S3 genomic window:
- a CDS encoding FAD-linked oxidase C-terminal domain-containing protein, which produces MPYAQSLTSAHAAFLTDLFPGDGCVLAPEALNAFATDASRERAVPWSVVRPENREQIVELLRWADAERMPIYGRSRGTGQVGNAVPVLGGVVVSMLRMNRIITIDDQDFVAELEPGVVTAELQAACAKKKLFYPPDPASVKTSTVGGNISTCAGGLRAVKYGVTRDWVLGLEAVLPGGKVLTMGGRSHKDVVGLDLKRLFVGANGKLGLITGITVKLVPLPESSTSVLAGFSDLASAMDGAMAVFQAGLLPSACEFMDVMTLKAVRMGSDIPLADDAEAALLFKLDGTTEGVAAEVRRLNAALKLVRPVSVVTGSGADEEALWAVRRDISPASYRLKPSKISEDISVPRSKVARLVETAQAAGRDFGLPVLCYGHLGDGNIHTNLMHDAAVAAEVETAHKVKELLFRAAVELGGTISGEHGTGLTKASFVAEQLSAEELRIMTDVRRAFDPHEIMNPGKGW; this is translated from the coding sequence ATGCCATACGCCCAATCCCTGACATCGGCCCATGCGGCCTTTTTGACCGATCTTTTTCCCGGTGACGGGTGCGTGCTCGCGCCCGAGGCCTTGAACGCCTTTGCCACGGATGCCAGCCGGGAGCGGGCCGTGCCGTGGTCCGTGGTCCGGCCTGAGAACCGTGAACAGATCGTCGAACTGCTCCGGTGGGCGGATGCTGAGCGTATGCCCATCTATGGGCGGTCGCGCGGCACCGGGCAGGTGGGCAACGCGGTGCCGGTCCTTGGCGGCGTGGTGGTTTCCATGTTGCGCATGAACCGGATCATCACCATCGACGACCAAGACTTCGTGGCCGAGCTTGAACCGGGCGTGGTCACGGCGGAATTGCAGGCCGCCTGCGCCAAAAAGAAGCTTTTCTATCCGCCGGACCCGGCCAGCGTGAAGACCTCCACTGTGGGCGGAAACATCTCCACCTGCGCCGGGGGGTTGCGGGCCGTGAAATACGGCGTGACCCGCGACTGGGTGCTCGGCCTGGAGGCCGTGCTGCCCGGGGGCAAGGTCCTGACCATGGGCGGACGTTCCCACAAGGATGTCGTCGGTCTGGACCTGAAACGGCTTTTTGTCGGGGCCAACGGCAAACTCGGGCTGATCACCGGGATCACGGTCAAGCTCGTTCCATTGCCCGAATCCTCGACCTCGGTGTTGGCCGGGTTTTCGGATCTGGCTTCCGCCATGGACGGGGCCATGGCCGTGTTCCAAGCCGGGCTGCTGCCGAGCGCCTGCGAGTTCATGGATGTCATGACCCTCAAGGCCGTGCGCATGGGCAGTGACATTCCTCTGGCCGATGATGCCGAAGCCGCGTTGCTGTTCAAGCTGGACGGCACGACCGAAGGTGTGGCCGCCGAGGTTCGGCGGTTGAATGCCGCGTTGAAGCTGGTGCGTCCGGTCTCGGTGGTCACGGGCAGCGGAGCAGATGAAGAGGCCCTGTGGGCGGTTCGCCGCGATATATCCCCGGCATCCTACCGTTTGAAACCGAGCAAGATTTCCGAAGACATTTCTGTGCCGCGCAGCAAAGTCGCCCGGTTGGTGGAGACAGCCCAGGCCGCGGGCCGTGATTTCGGCCTACCCGTGCTCTGTTACGGTCACCTGGGTGACGGCAACATCCACACCAATCTCATGCACGACGCAGCCGTTGCGGCCGAGGTGGAGACTGCCCATAAGGTCAAGGAACTGCTGTTCCGGGCCGCTGTGGAACTCGGCGGCACCATCTCGGGCGAGCATGGCACCGGCCTGACCAAGGCTTCCTTTGTGGCCGAGCAGCTCTCTGCAGAGGAACTGCGGATCATGACGGACGTCAGGCGAGCCTTTGATCCCCATGAAATCATGAACCCCGGCAAGGGGTGGTAG
- a CDS encoding (Fe-S)-binding protein codes for MSNQCILCGKCLEVCPLLNATGREELGPRAKADLCRVLTENPDRLSGEDAAQLAGLCLGCGRCKAVCSQGMDVPALVAGLRTAHPNFKSWLWKTWLILAKQLWSPGSKAAKLIPKQFQSEKLGPMLKMLAGLSGGPGLTPFLMPESFPDTWRGEKMLLFAGCTANYVQGRWLMTALRLLDGLGVEVLPGDFTCCGSGLKGAGFADQSQAMARKNVAVWRKAGQPRMAVFCATCLAGLAAYEGCFESEEEGKTWKESLFPLSSAMQGIAFMVSANVPERLGYHRPCHANGADRDGVWLKAVLGGRLIAATDKQCCGFGGVMRLAAPGLTEPVNRKCWDALKGADMVLSGCSACLAQLSATADEGVEVGHWLEIIG; via the coding sequence ATGTCCAACCAATGCATTTTGTGCGGCAAGTGCCTGGAGGTCTGTCCGCTGCTGAACGCCACCGGGCGCGAGGAGCTCGGCCCACGGGCCAAGGCGGACCTGTGTCGTGTGCTGACCGAAAATCCCGATCGGCTGTCCGGGGAGGACGCGGCCCAATTGGCAGGGCTGTGCCTTGGCTGCGGGCGATGCAAGGCGGTCTGCTCCCAGGGCATGGACGTGCCTGCGCTGGTGGCCGGGTTGCGGACGGCCCATCCGAATTTCAAGTCATGGCTGTGGAAGACCTGGCTGATCCTGGCAAAACAGCTCTGGTCCCCCGGCTCCAAGGCAGCCAAACTCATTCCCAAACAATTCCAATCCGAAAAACTCGGCCCCATGCTCAAGATGCTGGCCGGGCTGTCCGGCGGTCCTGGCCTGACTCCCTTTCTGATGCCCGAATCCTTCCCCGACACCTGGCGCGGCGAGAAGATGCTCCTGTTCGCAGGCTGCACCGCCAATTACGTGCAGGGCCGCTGGCTCATGACCGCATTGCGTCTGCTCGACGGTCTGGGCGTGGAGGTCCTGCCCGGTGATTTCACCTGTTGCGGCTCGGGTCTCAAGGGTGCCGGATTCGCCGACCAATCCCAGGCCATGGCCCGGAAGAATGTCGCGGTCTGGCGCAAGGCCGGACAACCGAGAATGGCCGTGTTTTGCGCCACCTGTCTGGCCGGACTGGCCGCCTATGAGGGGTGCTTCGAGTCCGAGGAAGAAGGGAAAACGTGGAAGGAATCTCTTTTCCCGTTATCGAGTGCTATGCAGGGTATTGCTTTTATGGTATCAGCCAACGTGCCGGAAAGGTTGGGCTATCATCGTCCCTGTCACGCCAATGGGGCGGACCGGGACGGGGTGTGGCTCAAGGCCGTGCTCGGCGGCCGGTTGATCGCGGCCACGGACAAACAGTGCTGCGGCTTCGGCGGCGTCATGCGTCTGGCCGCGCCAGGATTGACCGAGCCGGTCAACCGGAAATGCTGGGATGCGCTCAAGGGAGCGGACATGGTCCTGTCTGGCTGTTCCGCCTGTCTGGCCCAGCTCTCGGCAACAGCGGATGAGGGCGTGGAAGTGGGGCATTGGTTGGAAATAATAGGGTAG